In Euphorbia lathyris chromosome 9, ddEupLath1.1, whole genome shotgun sequence, the following are encoded in one genomic region:
- the LOC136206043 gene encoding uncharacterized protein, translating to MAEDLVLDTAIRDWVLIPLSVVMVLIGVLRYFVSKLMRSYQVPDAKIVKEGQLIVRARNLRSGANFIPPKSFRARRMYFSNEENGLLHVPKGQAQNAQAQMFSDPNMAMDMMKKNLSMIIPQTLTFAWVNFFFSGFVAAKIPFPLTQRFRSMLQNGIDLSTVDVSYVSSRSWYFLNLFGLRGLFSLILGEENAMDDTQRMMQMSGFGFDPSKSLSAEKDSLDIVQHEWALPKFEQRAEAALRKLMS from the exons ATGGCGGAAGATCTGGTGCTAGACACAGCTATAAGAGATTGGGTTTTGATTCCGCTATCGGTTGTCATGGTCCTCATCGGAGTCCTGCGCTACTTCGTCTCCAAGCTTATGCGTTCATATCAAGTGCCCGATGCGAAGATCGTCAAAGAAGG GCAACTTATTGTCAGGGCTCGGAATTTACGCTCTGGTGCTAATTTTATACCTCCCAAGTCGTTTCGTGCTCGAAGGATGTATTTCAGCAATGAG GAGAATGGATTGTTACATGTGCCAAAGGGCCAAGCACAAAATGCGCAGGCACAAATGTTCTCTGATCCAAATATGGCCATGGATATGATGAAGAAAAACCTTTCAATGATTATACCACAG ACTCTTACTTTTGCGTGGGTCAACTTTTTCTTTTCCGGATTTGTTGCAG CCAAGATACCATTCCCACTGACTCAGAGGTTCCGATCAATGTTGCAAAATGGGATTGACTTGAGCACTGTGGATGTTAGTTATGTCAGTAGTCGCTCATG GTATTTCCTCAATTTGTTTGGATTAAGGGGTTTATTTAGTCTCATTCTTGGTGAAGAAAATG CTATGGATGACACACAGCGTATGATGCAAATGAGTGGTTTTGGATTTGATCCATCAAAG AGCTTGAGCGCAGAGAAAGACAGCCTTGACATAGTTCAGCATGAATGGGCCCTTCCGAAATTTGAACAGCGGGCTGAAGCAGCATTGAGAAAACTTATGAGTTGA